Part of the Uloborus diversus isolate 005 chromosome 9, Udiv.v.3.1, whole genome shotgun sequence genome is shown below.
GAAATCAGGtctaaaactatttcatttactttaacttttacaTTATAGTGCGGAATGTTATTGTACACTTATGTATAGTGCGTACTACATAAGAGTTTAAGATTCATAATTTCTTACTTTGCTTAAGGCATAAAGCACTTAACAATAATATAGTAGATAACcataattttgcttaaaaaatatttcagttactaATTTTatagctctctctctctttggaTTTAGAAAAcggtacataatttaaaaaatacttttgtgcaaTTTATACTGAAGGTTGAACTAAGGTACGCTTTCTTAGCAATAATAAATAACATCAACACATTGATTATAAATGGCAATGACCTATATAAAATTCTTAGAATCAAATAAGCATGAAAACAGTAATGAAAAGTTTGATTTATCTCACCGTAAATTCAGCGCTGTAGTTTTCCGGTGCACGTACGTCACAAGTTTAGCAAAGATGAAATACATATCGTTACTTAATTTTTATGTACATAAAAGCGAAAATGTTTCTTATATTGTAGGAAAAACTGCAGCATTCGATAGCAAATGAAAGTTTCACGGGGATGACGATATCACATTACGTTTCATTACGGCGTTTAGGACAacggatttgtatgaaaaataaatttcctctTCACCACCTTGAAATGTTATCACAAAAATGAGACTAATTATTGCAGCAAGAAATATGTATTGTCACTCTGGCAGTCTTTTTCTTtggatatttttcacaaaattgtaGTCACAATTTCATCTAAAATTTAACTTGTATTATTCCAAGATTCGCTAATTTTCCGGCATCAGATGATGTTACAGTCTGAGCTGACTACCAATCCAGGGGTTTGCTTCAGTCGTAATTTTCCAACAGATGTCACCTTCCAGCACCCGTAAATATTGACCCGCTTAATACGTAGCATATTGTGAGCAATAACGTATAATCCCCTGTCTGTGATTTTTCTGCAATTGATGATACTCAATGAATTAAGTGTGAGTAAATGCTGAGAGAGAAATTGCAGGCCGCGGTCACCTATGTTACAAGAATTGAGCTTCAATTGTCGCAATCCTGACATACCAAGACCAAGTACCAACATATCCTGATTGCAAACACGTACACAAGCGCTGATGTCTAGGGACAAGAGTTGACTATTTTTGCGACCCAGATATGCAAGACCTTTAGTTGAGAGCCAATGGCAGTTATGAAGAGAAAGTTGCTTTAGCGAATTCAGCCTTGCAATGTATTTCATTCCATCATCTGTCAAATTTGTGCAATGTCCGAGATCGAGAGTTTTCAACCTGTGCAGACCTTTGCTGATATGACTTAGTCCTTTATTGGATATCAGTTGACAGTTCATCAACACTAGAGTCTCGATACTTTGAccatctttctttatctttaaatGGGCGAAATTCCACAATGCAGCATCGGTTACATAAGAATGGGAAATATCTAGAACTTTTAACTTTGGCAATTCCAATGCAATGATTTGAATAACATCATCTGAAACGTTGTTACAGCTACTTAGGTTTAGACTTTGAAGATTCTCGCAGGCGTGCAATGCAATTTTAACACCAATGTAACTAATCAGGCTGCACTTTGAAAGGTTCAGCACTGTTAAAGAATCACACGGTTTTCTAAAAGTCTTTATCAAGTTTATGTCGGTCAGATATTCACAAGCGGATAAATCCAGCAATTCTAGATGTGGTAGCGTTCGAACCATGTGGATCGAGTTTTGCTCAGCACCGATTACCTGGACGTCCTTGATGTCTCGCTTTGCAAGATTAACGCACAGAAGTTTAGCAGAATCATTGAAGTTAACCGTGGCACTGACACCGTGCCATAGTGGTCTGTAGTAGCTGGCTTCTCTCCATGACGAACACACCTGAGCAGCCCGTCCTTTATCCGGCACATCCAGGTAGCTGAATATATTAACTAAAATTTCCATAGGAAGATTGCACGTTGCCATCTTTTGTTTCTTTCAAGCCTTCTTAATCCAAAATTTCTAGCGAGATATGCTGAAGTTGGACTTATGACAATAAGAGTTCTCGATGTTACCGAAATATCCAATCAACAAGTGACGAAATGGCACACAAATTTCACGATAGCGGGATGATCTCTTCAAATGATGTATAAAAATAGTcagttattttaacataattcCAAAGGAATAGTAGACAAATCAACTTGGGCACTGCAAGAAGATAAGCAATGCAATAAGAAACGCTTCAAACCATAAGCAACGTCTTGCTTGTTCCTAGTAAGTGTAAGCAACTAATTTCGCGCGCGCTTTTCGAAGGGGGTGTGTTCGTTTTGCAGGAAAAAGTAAACAGGTGGATCACTTGAACAAAAGAGCCCTCTGTCGTACTACTGTTCCTGCATTCTGCATAGTTCGGGGGTCCAGACGAACCGGTTTGGTAGACTAAACCCTACTGATTCTCGGAAGCCGCAAGACAAAGTGACCACGTGCAGTACGGGAGAATCTGGGGGAGGGGAGCCAAGCGGGTACCACCTCCAATCAGCTGAGAACCAGAACATGAGAATTATGGTCAGCTGATGGGGCAGCTTGAACAATCTGTCACTCtctaaggggaaaaaaagcttttacttTTTGGAATTCACCAAAGAATTCATGCatctaattttgttttgttttttacggACCAGGAAGTTTTTTTGACATGCGAAATTTCAAATTTGACTTGGCTATTTTAGTcatgtaaaatttcatttgtgatttcgtttatatatttgttaaattATGATGTCTAGAtgcacatttaattttttttttcaatttattattcaaattatcattttaaatCTCACTTTTTAACTGGGGTTTAACAAACTGcgtatttccttttaaaaaaaaacgatgattcgaaataaattatcagttttaagacataaattttcaattcaatatagagaagtaaaatataataataataaaagtacaatgaaatcccgttacaacaaatgCCAATACAGCGAAGTAtccgtttcaaagaaatatattttcaattccgATTAAATTTCCACTACGTTGCTTGAATTaattccattacaaaaaaaaaagaaaaaaaaaataaaaaacttctctATCCCttcaagttcgttgtaacgggatttcactgtactttaaatatttgctttaaaaataacattaatgagagatatatttttaaaaaaatttttaaacagaagCATAAATTCAGCATTGAAAAGCTTCTTTTTGGCACTTAGCCGTAGTAATCCAAAACAAAAAAGCAACTGAATATAGTAATAGAAAATAAGAAAGGGAACGAATTACGGGAATATTAGAGTGGTTTGAAATAATGTCGGATATCAATTTGCTTTGAGTAATCACTGTATTTTTCTGGTTTCCATTGAGCATAAGAATAAGCTTTCATAACAGTAGTGTTTAAAATACAAATCCAGAAAGTAAATAAATCGGAAAatgattttcacaaaatattacaCAAAACAGAAATGTACAATAAGTTGGAAACATATTGTACATAAGTTTTTAAGAAGATCATATTTAATTTCACTTGATTGAGACTTAAATTTAGCCGAAGTAGCACGATCAGGTGGGCTCTTAGCTAGGCACTGAAGAGTCGCAAGTTCGACAGGTCGGGCGAAGAATCTTCGTGTATGCTCATGGTGactaatgcattttaaaatgttctgtGAACGGTGACCCAGAGTCTTCCAAGTTGTCTGGCGGATAAATACCTCTGGGGGTACTAGAAGACGGGTTTTTTGGCTCCCGGTCTGATTCAGAAGTATAAAATATTGAGTAAATAAAGCATTCCTGGTTTGCAAATTGTTAACTCGAGATTCTGTCAtgtatattttaattcatcatattagaaatttttataaatGCCATTCTCACCATTTTGTAATTTGTAggtgttaaacattttttacaaaaaatgtattggTTAACtaagaagataaaaaaatatttttgccattaATAACAATGAAATAACGTAATAAACAAATAACTTGGTGCTGGAGAGTTACAGAAAAAAACTACAACGCTAAGATGCACTATTTTGCAGGAAagtgcagacacttgtttcggggtttcaaggaaccccgaAACACGCGTGTTATCcccttttcaatacaaaaaaaaaaaaaaaaaaaaccgcaacttACAGGTGAAAAAACATCCGATTGTACATTTTACCGTCGTATTGTTgtcttaataaatgaaatatatactatacattttgtttttgaaatttgggGCAAAAAACTTTAACTAATGCAAAAGTAGATGTTTGAGTGAAATAACTTTGATTTGAAACTGAAacgtattttttacaaatttaagaaattgttCAGCTGTAGAGAAAAGAGAAAATGTTAAgtatttatcaaaagaaaaagaagaaaaaaatattggcattgcaatttctagaaatatttctgaaactctgaagaattttataaaaatatctgtcattattcaATAATTCAATGAggtatttaaatgtttatattaCACTGAACAATTATTGTACTGAAAAGTTATGTATctatcaatattaaaaaacagtggaattaattaaaaaaattgctgtgtCAACTTATAACATTGAATAATTCCATGCAGtagatttttgtttgaaaaagccTAACGCGAAAACTTgggttttttttcataatttttactcgCAATACGAACGAAAAATGCTTGAATCTCCCAAGTTGTATTAGTAAGAACAACAACAGCAGTGgattaaattgcaataaaaatgctttttatttctccTAATGTGCAATTAGTTACAGAAGAAACAAACAGtgatagcaataaaaaataaccatCTGCTTACAAATTAATTATTAGTCGTCTGCCGTTCGATCACTGACCTCTTGAACATGACTGTCCCATTAAAGTGATAACTACTTCTACGAGATAACGATCGTACTCTACATGAAcgataaaacaaaaagaaagaactcGCCACTAATTCATGCAGAACATCTACAATATGAAATTTTCGTTTTATCTCATCGTAGAAGCTACATCCTTCaagaatacatttttcttttcacctACGCAACTATTTGAACCTTTTCTGATATTCAAGACAGGCTTGAATATGCATATTAGCTTAAATGAGAAATTTATCGTGAATAACTAGATAATTTATAGGGGAATAAAAATAAActtgtttgattaaaaaaaccttAACACACAGCTTCGTGAGTTCACTCGACGTATATTCGACTAACATCTCTGCCCAATTAATATGCAATTCAAGAAGTTGGGGTTCGTTTATTTATTGAATGGAACATGTGCTCTTTTGTACACCAAACCacgaaaaaatgtaatattttttttattacgtttATGAGCAGGTGCTAACATACTAAGAGTTCCTTGTTCTGCACAGGATATTTATATGTCActagtcaacattttttttttttttttcatttttagaaagtaAAGAATGTTTGAACATGAAATATTAATCATATGAATAAGATAATCCTGATTGTAAAATTCatcaaagtgatttttttttcttttagccaGTGGAAAGAAAGAAAGACCTTTATAACTTACCTGCTACTTTTTCAACAAACGTAATAATTATTCTAATAGCAACCACGCcaccaaaaaaatcgaaaaaaaaaaagggccacCATTTTGAAAAACACTGACatgttttataactattttagaGCTCAAGACTTATGTTTACAAATTACAACATAAATTTGTTAGAACTCCTGCTCATTTGGCTTTTACATTTTGGATGCTTTGCAATTTgcaattttgacatatttttatgtgtttcttCAATGTCTGATGTCAAGCGTAATGCTAGggattacctataatttttcagCAATCTTTTTAGC
Proteins encoded:
- the LOC129230433 gene encoding F-box/LRR-repeat protein 14-like, which codes for MATCNLPMEILVNIFSYLDVPDKGRAAQVCSSWREASYYRPLWHGVSATVNFNDSAKLLCVNLAKRDIKDVQVIGAEQNSIHMVRTLPHLELLDLSACEYLTDINLIKTFRKPCDSLTVLNLSKCSLISYIGVKIALHACENLQSLNLSSCNNVSDDVIQIIALELPKLKVLDISHSYVTDAALWNFAHLKIKKDGQSIETLVLMNCQLISNKGLSHISKGLHRLKTLDLGHCTNLTDDGMKYIARLNSLKQLSLHNCHWLSTKGLAYLGRKNSQLLSLDISACVRVCNQDMLVLGLGMSGLRQLKLNSCNIGDRGLQFLSQHLLTLNSLSIINCRKITDRGLYVIAHNMLRIKRVNIYGCWKVTSVGKLRLKQTPGLVVSSDCNII